The stretch of DNA CTTCTGGGACCGAACGAGTCGATCCTGCTCGGGACCTGGCTCGCGCAAAACGGCCATCCGCGCGCAGCGCTCACGATCTACCAGCGTCATCTGAGGGACTATCCCACCGGGCCGGGTGCGGCCGAGGCGCACGCCTACGCGGGGCTCGTTCAACTGCACGCATTCGATGAGCCGACGGCCGCCTATCAGCATTTGATCGAAGCCCTCGATTTCGACCCGTCGCCCGAGCTCAGAAGCCTCGTGCGCAACGGGCTGGACCTCATCGAGTCACGACAGAAGTATCCGATGCGCGCGCGCCGTCGGCATTGACTGACTCACTCGACAGCGATCGTGACTAGAATCGTCGGACAGCTATTGTGAAACCGCGGTACGGGTTGATCGGATCCGAGCGCTGTCTTATCTTCTCCGGCGATGCGTTTCGGGCGGATCGTCCTCGTTTTCGTGATAGCGCTCCCGACCTGCAGGCCTGCGGATTCGACGAGCGATTCGATGCTGGTCATCGCCGTCGGACAGCCAGGGAGTGTTCTGAACGCCCTGGGCACGGGAATCGCGAAGCTCGTAACCGAACGAACCGGTACCGAAGCGCGCGTTCGTGTCACGTCGGGAATGGACGCTCTCGTCGGTGCCGGAGATGCCGAGATCGGCGTGAGCGCATCGGACTCGGCTCATCTCTCGTCACGAGGCTTGCGGCACTACGAAGGTCAGCCGCAGAGGAAACTCCGGCTTCTCCTACCGGGGCCGCCGCTCCTCTTGGGCTTCGTCGTGCGTCGCGACTCCCAGTACCGAACGCTCACGGATTTGAAAGGAGCGCGTGTGCCCGGCGAGTATCCCAACGCCCGTCCGATGTACCACGACGGCGTTGCGATGCTGGGCACCGTGGGGCTTGGCTGGGAAGACCTCGACGTGCTGCCCGTCGCCAGCTTCCGCGACGGGATTCAGGCGCTCATCGAGGGTCGTGCCGACGCGGCCATCGGCTCGGTGGGAAGCGGACTGGTGCAGCAGGCGGACGCGAGTCTCGATGGAGTCCGGTTTCTCTCTCTGCCGGGAGGGCGTGAGATCTCCGAGCGCATGTGGGACGCCGAACCGGGGTTCCACGCGGTTCCGGTCCCATCCGGCTCCGCGGTCGGCATCGAAGAGGACATGTGGCTGGCGGGCAAGGAAGCCTATGTGACCGCGAATGTGGACGTGAGCGCCGATGTCGTCCATCGCCTGGTGAGATTGCTATGGAACGACATGGCATCGCTTCGCGGCGTGCATCCCTTTTTCGAGCGCTGGACCCACGAGCATATGGTGAATGCCAAGGTCACGATCCCCTTCCACGACGGCACGATTCGGTTCTTGAAGGAAATCGGCGAGTGGACGCCCGAGCACGAGGCGGCTCACAAAGCGCTCAGCGATCACCTGAAGTAGTCCGGATTGGCAGCGAGTGAACGCTCTCGTCGGCTTCCGGCGTTC from Vicinamibacteria bacterium encodes:
- a CDS encoding TAXI family TRAP transporter solute-binding subunit; the protein is MRFGRIVLVFVIALPTCRPADSTSDSMLVIAVGQPGSVLNALGTGIAKLVTERTGTEARVRVTSGMDALVGAGDAEIGVSASDSAHLSSRGLRHYEGQPQRKLRLLLPGPPLLLGFVVRRDSQYRTLTDLKGARVPGEYPNARPMYHDGVAMLGTVGLGWEDLDVLPVASFRDGIQALIEGRADAAIGSVGSGLVQQADASLDGVRFLSLPGGREISERMWDAEPGFHAVPVPSGSAVGIEEDMWLAGKEAYVTANVDVSADVVHRLVRLLWNDMASLRGVHPFFERWTHEHMVNAKVTIPFHDGTIRFLKEIGEWTPEHEAAHKALSDHLK